A genomic region of Venturia canescens isolate UGA chromosome 7, ASM1945775v1, whole genome shotgun sequence contains the following coding sequences:
- the Ak6 gene encoding adenylate kinase isoenzyme 6, producing MPSAKRKRPNILITGTPGVGKSTLARQLAERTDLVWREVGKLALENECFEEYDEHYKCSVLDEDKLIDCMENYMSEGGNVVDYHGADFFPERWFDIVFVLRCDNTILYDRLTSRGYEGKKLEDNIDCEIFQTILEEANASYREEIVHELTSNNEQQMNENLARICSWLEEWNKNHS from the exons ATGCCTAGTGCGAAGAGGAAACGACCAAACATTTTGATAACTG GCACACCAGGTGTCGGAAAAAGTACCCTTGCTCGTCAACTAGCCGAAAGGACTGACCTTGTTTGGCGAGAAGTTGGTAAATTGGCGTTGGAAAACGAATGTTTTGAGGAATATGATGAGCATTACAAATGTTCGGTCCTGGATGAAGATAAGCTTATTGACTGCATGGAAAATTACATGAGCGAGGGAGGAAACGTAGTGGATTATCACGGCgctgatttttttcctgaacGGTGGTTCGACATAGTATTTGTCCTCAGATGCGATAATACCATACTTTACGATCGTTTGACCAGCCGTGgatacgaaggaaaaaaactggaGGACAACATAGATTGCGAAATATTCCAGACAATACTCGAAGAAGCTAATGCATCTTACAGAGAAGAAATTGTCCACGAATTGACAAGCAATAACGAACAACAGATGAATGAGAATTTGGCAAGAATATGCAGCTGGTTGGAAGAGTGGAACAAAAATCATTCGTAA
- the Hsc20 gene encoding iron-sulfur cluster co-chaperone protein HscB: MCLRFIGSNLFFALKNWPKISRDQGIRSRFYNNQYLINNKVLRSKLPGKLLYSSDSPVKCWQCNYPFKSEFFCQKCKALQEPPEKLNYFQIIGIQESYDLDSKDLHKKYRDLQNILHPDRFNNKTEKEKHISENISSLINKAYNTLSHPLSRGLYILRLKNMTIPEGTTNLNPEFLMEIMELNEKVEEASRDKEKIVQLMDQNNAVLDKLSQEVSAAFKLGDFERGKMILVEMKYYTSVQSRLKKLKQELGIVDD; this comes from the exons ATGTGTCTTAGATTTATTGGttcgaatttgttttttgcaCTGAAAAATTGGCCGAAAATCTCCCGTGATCAAGGAATTCGTTCGAGATTCTACAATAATCAGTACTTAATAAATAACAAAGTACTTCGCTCTAAATTACCCGGAAAATTGCTTTACTCGAGTGACAGCCCAGTCAAATGTTGGCAATGCAACTATCCCTTCAAATCTGAGTTTTTTTGCCAAAAGTGCAAAGCCCTTCAAGAGCCacctgaaaaattgaattatttccaAATAATCGGTATCCAGGAGAGCTATGATCTCGACAGCAAAGATttgcataaaaaatatagagaTTTGCAGAATATATTGCATCCAGACAGGTTCAACAACAAAACTGAG aaagaaaaacacataTCGGAGAATATATCCTCCCTGATCAACAAAGCTTATAACACGCTCTCACATCCTCTCAGCCGAGGGTTGTACATCTTGAGGCTGAAAAATATGACAATACCGGAAGGTACTACGAATCTCAATCCTGAATTCCTCATGGAAATTATGGAACTCAACGAAAAGGTTGAAGAGGCCTCCAGGGACAAGGAAAAAATAGTGCAATTGATGGACCAAAATAATGCTGTATTGGACAAGCTCTCACA AGAAGTTTCTGCCGCCTTCAAGCTGGGTGATTTTGAGAGGGGAAAAATGATACTGGTGGAAATGAAATATTACACTAGTGTACAGAGTAGGTTGAAGAAGCTCAAACAAGAATTAGGCATAGTAGATGATTGA
- the casp gene encoding FAS-associated factor 1 has protein sequence MAGNREVILADFQACTGIDDVGEAILHLENTNWDLLAAVNRVMHHDTQQLPSEMSPDIEMMEVVQGVPVITFSSSSEVAHAPKNILTPRADNTENVKPGTSRARNSAQTSTRQLEFHIHHANRSFMIKLPESSTVGDLKHAIYDETNVGPCQQQLHGWKKDPPSNSTPLHTLELPKEITLYMTQSTEPGDSSSDHVSLSDRLTQTYTLNVRDDISNKTYRLKFPGTHTILDVKTNVYSLIDVPVRKQQWNGWPSTIKDDKITLAQSGISYPEHELSVSELPIKENKKDVVDLVDSDSSADGPEDVEEFEDAPESFIIEDDMFIDNIRSTKIQRLMPEHVEDETMGTLHFAEQFEKRYGRAHPDFFTGTFEEAIKESCLKPAKERKLLAVYLHHDNSVLANVFCTQLLGFETVLQLLSANFVVWGWDVTYESNKAKFLSSASQALGMVGAAAIQNIDVDTLPVLMIIMRSRSITEIFTIVHGNVGVNELLTNLIQAVDVFQDQRRADIGVEEERQARERVKQEQDRAYQESLAADRAKEEAKQMNEQMEKQKKEEAESQRLAEEARKEAHRLAVESSLPPEPELGVGDGILKVKVRLTAGKFLERRFHADTPLQTLLNFLIVQGYPTEEYKVLSSWPRRDLTSMDTKLTLAELKFCPQETVILEQR, from the exons ATGGCTGGGAATCGAGAAGTTATACTCGCTGACTTTCAG GCCTGCACAGGAATCGATGATGTTGGCGAAGCGATTCTACATCTTGAAAATACAAACTGGGATTTATTG GCAGCCGTAAACAGAGTAATGCACCATGATACACAGCAATTACCGTCGGAAATGAGTCCGGACATTGAAATGATGGAGGTTGTTCAAGGAGTGCCGGTCATAACTTTTTCATCCTCCTCCGAAGTTGCTCATGctccgaaaaatattttgactccACGGGCGGATAATACGGAGAATGTGAAACCTGGCACTAGCAGAGCAAGGAATAGCGCTCAAACGAGCACCAGACAGCTCGAATTTCACATTCATCACGCAAATCGTTCCTTTATGATCAAACTTCCCGAGTCTAGCACAGTTG GGGACTTGAAACATGCGATATATGACGAAACAAACGTCGGGCCTTGTCAACAACAATTGCACGGTTGGAAGAAAGATCCTCCGAGCAATTCAACACCATTGCACACTCTTGAACTGCCAAAAGAAATAACTCTCTATATGACCCAGTCTACAGAGCCAGGGGATTCAAGCTCGGATCA CGTTAGCCTGTCCGACCGACTTACACAAACTTACACTCTCAACGTTCGCGATGATATATCCAACAAGACGTATCGACTGAAATTTCCTGGTACTCACACGATTCTTGACGTCAAGACAAACGTATATTCGTTGATCGACGTGCCGGTGAGAAAGCAGCAGTGGAACGGTTGGCCGAGCACGATAAAGGATGACAAAATCACGCTGGCCCAGAGCGGGATCTCGTATCCGGAACACGAGTTATCCGTCAGCGAACTTccgataaaagaaaataaaaaa GACGTCGTCGATCTTGTGGATAGCGATAGTTCGGCCGATGGACCAGAAGACGTTGAAGAATTTGAAGATGCTCCTGAATCCTTTATCATCGAAGACGACATGTTTATAGATAATATACGGTCAACCAAGATTCAACGTCTCA TGCCTGAGCACGTCGAGGACGAGACCATGGGAACATTGCACTTTGccgaacaattcgaaaaacgtTATGGTCGTGCCCATCCAGACTTTTTCACAGGTACCTTCGAAGAAGCGATAAAAGAATCGTGTCTGAAGCCTGCAAAAGAG AGAAAATTATTAGCGGTTTATCTTCATCACGACAATAGTGTCTTGGCAAATGTGTTTTGCACCCAGCTGCTGGGTTTTGAGACCGTACTGCAATTGCTCTCAGCAAATTTTGTCGTTTGGGGATGGGATGTGACGTACGAGAGCAACAAAGCAAA ATTCTTATCGTCGGCGAGTCAAGCACTGGGAATGGTGGGCGCAGCCGCGATACAGAATATCGACGTCGATACACTTCCAGTTCTCATGATTATCATGAGATCAAGATCCATCACGGAAATCTTCACTATTGTACATGGCAATGTCGGAGTTAACGAACTCTTGACGAACTTGATTCAGGCAGTCGACGTCTTTCAAGATCAAAGACGCGCTGATATTGGCGTCGAGGAGGAAAGACAAGCACGGGAACGCGTCAAACAGGAACAAGACAGAGCATATCAGGAGAGTTTGGCAGCTGATAg AGCAAAAGAAGAAGCGAAGCAGATGAACGAACAGATGGAGAAGCAGAAAAAAGAAGAGGCGGAAAGTCAAAGACTGGCAGAAGAAGCGCGAAAGGAAGCTCACAGATTGGCTGTAGAATCGAGTCTACCACCGGAGCCCGAATTGGGTGTCGGGGATGGTATTCTCAAAGTGAAAGTTCGTCTTAcagctggaaaatttttagagCGCAGGTTTCACGCTGATACGCCGTTGCAGACGCTCCTTAATTTCCTCATCGTTCAAGGATATCCGACCGAAGAGTATAAAGTTTTGTCTAGTTGGCCTCGAAGGGAT CTCACGTCCATGGATACGAAACTCACTTTGGCAGAATTGAAATTCTGCCCACAAGAAACGGTGATTCTTGAacagcgataa
- the Mtr4 gene encoding exosome RNA helicase MTR4, translating into MTDFVQDLFDVFEETNENVVEIIPMPVTDDGTKQISNHLVEIKPEKGANPNREPDRDDEDFDCKRMKVENILQDINLDELASRIKIHTIETIESCTHEVAVPPDHEYVPLETKTTKPAKEYKFILDPFQKEAILCIENNQSVLVSAHTSAGKTVVAEYAIACSLRDKQRVIYTTPIKALSNQKYREFYEEFKDVGLITGDVTINPTASILIMTTEILRNMLYRGSEVMREVGWVIFDEIHYMRDKERGVVWEETLILLPDNVHYVFLSATIPNARQFAEWVAHLHHQPCHVVYTDYRPTPLQHYIFPAGGDGIHLVVNEEGQFKEDNFNRAMACLQGEGAKGDQKGRKGGVRGGGAAQSNIFKMVKMIMERNFAPVIIFSFSKKDCELYAMQLSQLDLNTIQEKQLVDEVFNNAMDVLSDDDRKLPQVENVLPLLRRGIGIHHGGLLPILKETVEILFGEGLIKALFATETFAMGLNMPARTVLFTTVRKFDGKDFRWITSGEYIQMSGRAGRRGLDEKGIVIMMIDEQVNPAVGKDIVQGKPDPINSAFHLTYNMVLNLLRVEEINPEYMLERSFYQFQNQASIPELYNRVKELEAAYNEVEVDKIDSISSYHDIREQLERLGTDFRIYLTKPEYLLPFLQPGRMVKIQNEKADFDWGIIVNFKKKTPRNPEKEKTVIVIDVLLHISKMSKENAPMPCAPNEEGEIEVVPVLSTLVTQISSLRLYYPKDLRPADNRKSVLKTIQEVKRRFPDGPPLLNPITDMRIEDSSFKKIVKKIEMLEEKLYAHPLHKNPKLNELYDKFMKREELGENLKNAKDELKRAKSVLQMDELKSRKRVLRRMAYCTAADVIELKGRVACELNGADELLLTEMIFNGLFNALSVPQMAALLSCFVCDEKSNEMPKATNELSGPLRQMQDLARRIAKVSTEANLELDESAYVERFKPFLMDVVYAWCKGASFLQICKMTDIFEGSIIRTMRRLEEILRQLSQAAKNIGNTDLENKFSDAIKLLKRDIVFAASLYL; encoded by the exons atgaCTGATTTTGTTCAAGATTTGTTTGACGTTTTCGAGGAAACTAACGAAAATGTCGTGGAAATCATTCCGATGCCAGTTACCGACGATGGAACTAAACAAATTAGCAATCATCTCGTTGAAAT AAAACCTGAGAAAGGGGCTAATCCGAATCGTGAACCTGATCGTGATGATGAGGACTTTGACTGCAAACGGATGAAGGTGGAAAATATTCTACAAGACATCAA TTTAGATGAATTGGCGtcacgaataaaaatacacaCGATAGAGACTATCGAGTCCTGCACACACGAAGTAGCTGTTCCACCTGACCATGAATATGTACCATTGGAAACCAAAACCACCAAGCCAGCTAAGGAGTATAAATTTATTCTGGATCCGTTCCAGAAAGAAGCAATCCTGTGTATCGAAAATAATCAATCAGTTCTCGTGTCCGCTCACACGTCGGCAGGAAAAACAGTTGTCGCTGA ATACGCTATTGCCTGCTCCTTGAGAGACAAACAACGAGTTATTTATACAACACCCATAAAAGCTCTGAGTAATCAGAAATACAGAGAATTTTATGAAGAGTTTAAAGATGTTGGTTTGATAACTGGAGACGTCACGATCAATCCAACCGCGAGTATTCTCATAATGACCACAGAAATTCTGAGAAACATGTTGTATCGAGGATCCGAG GTCATGAGAGAAGTCGGTTGGGTAATATTCGATGAAATTCATTACATGAGAGACAAGGAAAGAGGAGTCGTGTGGGAGGAAACGTTGATACTTTTGCCTGATAACGTTCACTACGTTTTTCTATCTGCCACAATTCCAAATGCAAGACAATTTGCCGAATGGGTTGCTCATCTCCACCATCAACCTTGTCACGTCGTTTATACAGATTACAGACCAACTCCCCTGCAGCATTACATTTTTCCAGCCGGAGGAGACGGCATCCATTTG GTCGTGAATGAAGAGGGTCAATTCAAAGAGGACAATTTCAACAGAGCGATGGCGTGTCTTCAGGGCGAGGGAGCAAAGGGTGACCAGAAAGGTCGTAAGGGTGGAGTTCGTGGTGGAGGTGCGGCACAATCCAATATTTTCAAGATGGTTAAAATGATAATGGAGCGTAATTTCGCGCCAGTGATAATATTCAGTTTTTCAAAGAAAGACTGTGAGCTTTACGCTATGCAGCTGTCGCAACTGGACCTCAACACGATACAAGAGAAACAATTAGTGGACGAAGTTTTCAACAATGCGATGGACGTGCTGAGCGACGACGACAGAAAATTGCCGCAGGTTGAAAATGTGTTACCACTTTTGAGACGAGGCATAGGCATCCATCACGGTGGATTGCTGCCAATATTAAAGGAAACCGTGGAGATTCTTTTCGGCGAAGGTTTAATAAAAGCTCTTTTCGCCACCGAAACTTTCGCCATGGGTTTGAACATGCCAGCGAGAACGGTTTTGTTCACGACTGTGCGTAAATTCGATGGTAAAGATTTCCGATGGATCACGTCCGGCGAATACATACAAATGTCCGGCCGTGCTGGACGGCGAGGTCTCGACGAAAAAGGAATCGTTATCATGATGATCGATGAACAAGTTAATCCAGCCGTTGGCAAAGACATCGTTCAGGGTAAACCGGATCCTATAAATTCCGCTTTCCATCTAACCTACAACATGGTTCTGAATCTTCTTCGAGTCGAAGAGATTAATCCGGAATATATGCTCGAAAGAAGTTTCTACCAATTTCAGAATCAAGCGAGCATTCCGGAATTATACAACAGAGTGAAAGAGCTCGAAGCAGCGTACAACGAGGTCGAGGTCGACAAAATCGACTCAATCTCTTCGTATCACGACATTAGAGAACAGCTGGAACGTCTGGGTACCGACTTCCGTATATATCTCACGAAACCGGAGTACCTTCTACCGTTTTTGCAACCTGGCAGAATGGttaaaatacaaaatgaaaaagccGACTTCGACTGGGGCATAATAGTTAATTTCAAAAAGAAAACACCGAGGAAtccggaaaaagaaaaaactgtaATCGTGATCGATGTGCTGTTGCACATTTCAAAGATGTCAAAAGAAAATGCTCCGATGCCTTGTGCCCCGAATGAAGAGGGAGAAATCGAGGTCGTTCCAGTGTTAAGTACTCTCGTAACGCAAATAAGCTCTTTACGACTCTATTACCCGAAAGATCTTCGACCAGCTGACAACAGGAAGAGCGTATTGAAAACAATCCAAGAAGTCAAGAGACGCTTCCCGGACGGTCCACCGTTGTTGAATCCTATAACTGACATGAGAATCGAAGATTCCAGTTTCAAAAAGATTGTCAAGAAAATCGAAATGCTCGAGGAGAAATTGTACGCTCATCCGTTGCACAAAAATCCAAAACTCAACGAGCTCTACGACAAGTTTATGAAACGCGAGGAGCTCGgggaaaatttgaagaatgcTAAGGACGAGCTCAAACGTGCCAAATCGGTGTTGCAAATGGATGAGCTTAAATCTCGCAAAAGAGTTCTCCGGAGAATGGCTTATTGTACCGCTGCCGATGTGATTGAGCTCAAGGGTCGCGTTGCTTGTGAATTGAACGGCGCCGATGAGCTCCTTCTCACGGAAATGATATTCAATGGACTTTTCAATGCCCTCAGCGTTCCACAAATGGCAGCACTACTCAGCTGCTTCGTTTGCGACGAGAAATCCAACGAAATGCCCAAAGCCACCAACGAGTTGAGCGGACCTCTTCGGCAAATGCAAGATTTAGCCCGAAGAATAGCCAAAGTTTCAACCGAAGCGAATCTCGAACTTGACGAAAGCGCTTACGTCGAAAGATTCAAACCATTCCTTATGGACGTCGTTTATGCCTGGTGCAAGGGCGCAAGTTTCttacaaatctgtaaaatgACCGACATTTTCGAAGGCTCCATCATACGGACGATGCGACGCCTCGAAGAAATCCTCAGACAACTTAGCCAAGCGGCTAAAAACATCGGCAACACCgatcttgaaaataaattcagtGACGCCATTAAATTACTAAAGCGCGACATTGTTTTCGCAGCATCTCTTTATTTGTAA
- the LOC122413417 gene encoding uncharacterized protein — protein sequence MLQRGNKTVTSSDVGSANVLDPQHNHQLHRDSSRFNEWIDPTSDGTDAEVSHLVNEPVKKQTNQKTCCRISTSSGYSSQSPPLSAGSCYPGCCPNPGIAKNTSTVPSQNQHQRHHHHHHQHPSGNARASSAAVSQNQQQQSQPPTVNGTNLAVIHEAETIPRPIWPYMGDDFGDIRGTVDPSSRCEMLDCEIAGAPTENREATCKHENIYSCCDYCRACGPNAYSDSCVNNGTASSAREVLLELSRTLNSVIEAENHLTAEEILRDISITVARSINNQPKEDPALSSVACEDYIYRLSSSSSSGAGKESLVGVNPVNLRVYGKPKWLHVPVSSRSSSQCPYEVKNLLTATQKASRTTPAHGGKSTSTPGIRNPLGNAVTPEVFLVPHANSVYSNIPHVYRANQPKIGECKATRSQNISPGQFNSGCKGITSPIGRLNGRPNDNCGDKCPPGEPVYSTLDGSDESSSYGAIGDSSAKNVWPESSKVFDPHLDFTLDGHRAERLGRAIAKAKRKRQWCRGLTAMFGLVFFVLSVVVVSLSVTKGRKVFGSM from the exons ATGCTCCAACGTGGTAACAAAACGGTAACGAGCAGCGACGTCGGATCGGCTAACGTCCTGGATCCGCAGCACAATCATCAGCTTCATCGGGATTCTTCGCGGTTCAACGAATG GATAGATCCCACGTCTGATGGGACGGACGCGGAAGTGTCGCACTTGGTGAACGAGCcggtaaaaaaacaaacgaatcaGAAGACATGCTGCAGAATCTCGACGAGTTCGGGCTATTCGAGCCAATCGCCGCCACTATCGGCGGGCTCTTGTTACCCGGGTTGTTGTCCGAATCCTGGAATTGCGAAGAATACATCAACGGTCCCATCTCAGAATCAGCATCAAcgccatcatcatcatcatcatcagcaTCCATCAGGGAACGCTCGTGCGAGCAGCGCAGCGGTATCGCAGAATCAGCAACAGCAATCTCAGCCTCCGACAGTAAATGGTACAAACTTGGCTGTGATTCACGAAGCGGAGACGATACCGCGTCCCATATGGCCGTACATGGGAGACGATTTTGGAGATATTCGTGGCACCGTCGATCCTTCGAGTCGTTGCGAAATGTTGGACTGCGAGATTGCAGGAGCTCCTACCGAAAATCGCGAGGCGACGTGCAAGCATGAAAACATTTATAGCTGCTGCGATTATTGTCGAGCTTGCGGACCAAACGCTTACAGCGATTCGTGTGTGAACAACGGCACAGCCTCTTCCGCTCGTGAAGTACTGTTGGAACTTTCGAGAACCCTCAACTCCGTTATCGAAGCCGAAAACCATTTGACAGCGGAAGAAATCCTCCGTGACATTTCCATAACCGTCGCTCGTAGCATCAACAATCAGCCAAAGGAAGATCCAGCCTTGTCCTCGGTCGCGTGCGAGGATTACATTTATCGCttatcctcctcctcctccagtGGCGCCGGCAAGGAATCCCTAGTTGGTGTTAATCCAGTCAATCTTCGGGTTTACGGAAAACCAAAATGGCTCCACGTGCCAGTCTCCTCGAGATCATCCTCCCAGTGCCCCTACGAAGTGAAGAATCTTTTGACCGCGACACAAAAAGCTTCTCGCACAACGCCCGCCCACGGAGGAAAATCTACGAGCACCCCCGGAATACGAAATCCCCTTGGAAATGCTGTCACACCCGAAGTCTTCCTCGTACCTCATGCCAATTCCGTTTATTCAAACATTCCTCACGTTTATCGAGCTAACCAACCCAAAATTGGTGAGTGCAAAGCGACTAGAAGCCAAAATATTTCCCCTGGACAATTCAATTCTGGTTGTAAAGGTATTACGAGTCCGATTGGAAGATTGAATGGACGGCCGAACGACAATTGCGGAGATAAATGTCCGCCCGGAGAACCCGTTTACTCGACG CTCGACGGCAGTGACGAGAGTTCCTCGTACGGTGCGATCGGCGATTCATCAGCGAAGAACGTTTGGCCCGAGAGTTCAAAGGTCTTCGATCCTCATCTCGATTTCACATTGGACGGCCACCGGGCTGAGAGATTGGGCCGCGCGATCGCCAAAGCCAAACGAAAACGGCAGTGGTGCCGCGGGCTCACGGCAATGTTCGGGCTAGTCTTTTTCGTTTTAAGCGTAGTCGTTGTCTCGTTGTCCGTTACGAAAGGACGCAAAGTATTCGGTAGCATGTGA
- the Fkbp39 gene encoding 46 kDa FK506-binding nuclear protein: MFWGLIMEPNKRYTQTVEKSFHVSMASLDAVTADNTIVQVMLCYDERNYLLCSLKKDLAWQVPLDLNFQEGTKIAFTSNGRGHVHLTGYLIPEEEDDLDLDEMEEEDEEEEDDEEVPQLVGKQSKRKANESPKENKKIKRLKAQKKEEESSEEDDDDVENDDEEDEEGLEVKGEAEEDSDEMDDDDDEEEEDDSEEDDEEEPEVKPQQKKNKQQQKQNAKQEKQKMVNGKDVKQESQKQQKKNKAEQQQPQQNNAQVQKKRVIEGGVQIEDIKIGNGAPAKPGKFAFVYYVGKLKNGKKFDSIQYGDGFKFRLGKGEVIKGWDVGIAGMKIGGKRKITIPPHYAYGAKGSPPAIPGNSTLVFDVELKNVH, translated from the exons ATGTTTTGGG GATTAATTATGGAACCGAACAAACGGTACACCCAGAccgttgaaaaatcattccacGTGTCGATGGCCAGCCTCGACGCTGTTACTGCcg ACAATACAATTGTTCAGGTGATGCTATGCTATGACGAGCGCAACTATTTGTTATGCAGtctgaaaaaagatttggCCTGGCAAGTGCCATTAGACTTGAATTTTCAAGAGGGTACAAAAATAGCGTTCACATCCAATGGACGTGGTCATGTTCACCTAACGGGTTATCTAATACCAGAAGAGGAGGATGATTTGGATTTGGACGAGATGGAAGAAGAAgatgaagaggaagaagacgacgaagaggtTCCACAATTAGTGGGCAAACAGTCTAAAAGAAAAGCTAATGAATCCCCCAAGGAGAATAAAAAGATTAAAAGATTGAAGGCgcaaaagaaagaagaagagtCTTCGGAGGAGGACGACGATGATGTTGAGAACGATGATGAAGAGGACGAGGAAGGTCTCGAAGTTAAAGGCGAGGCTGAAGAAGATTCAGACGAAATGGATGATGACGACgatgaagaagaggaagatGATAGCGAAGAAGATGACGAAGAAGAGCCGGAAGTGAAACCccaacagaagaaaaataaacagcagcagaaacaaaatgccaaacaagaaaagcaaaaaatggtcAACGGAAAAGACGTTAAACAGGAGTCCCAGAAacagcaaaagaaaaataaagccgAACAACAGCAACCACAACAGAACAACGCTCaagtgcaaaaaaaaagagtcaTTGAAGGTGGCGTCCAAATAGAAGATATCAAAATTGGAAACGGCGCCCCTGCTAAACCAGGAAAATTTGCTTTTGTCTACTACGTCGGTAAATTGAAGAATGGCAAAAAATTCGATTCTATACAATACGGCGACGGATTTAAATTCCGTCTTGGTAAAGGCGAAGTTATCAAAGGGTGGGACGTTGGTATTGCtggcatgaaaattggaggaaaaagaaaaattacgatACCTCCACATTATGC atACGGCGCTAAGGGTTCCCCGCCAGCGATTCCCGGTAACAGTACTCTAGTATTCGACGTTGAGCTCAAAAACGTGCactaa